A genomic region of Methanobacterium sp. contains the following coding sequences:
- the cofH gene encoding 5-amino-6-(D-ribitylamino)uracil--L-tyrosine 4-hydroxyphenyl transferase CofH, whose protein sequence is MMENIYQRSLDGEITREDAIKLLDSNHFQLFDIADQLRQKIVGEEVTFVANRNIDITDHCIIGCTFCSFRDNIGYEMTTDEILESVKEAVEVNASEICLFGGVMPHMTVEFYSDLFRAIKDNYDIQLHSLSPVEVYHAAKASNVTIEEALTSFKDAGLDTLTGASAEILVDSVRAKLCPNKVSTQEWVDIITEAHQIGIPSTSTIMYGSIETWEDRVDHLLILRDIQRETGGFTELVPMTFLGENNLMGEQSSGASGLDDLKLHALARIILGRDIPNIQASWIKIGTRMAQMALCCGANDLGGTMMEDLISIAAGSSHGEYLSRDQMHTTIKGIGRIPAERNTLYERVN, encoded by the coding sequence ATGATGGAAAATATTTACCAGCGTTCTCTTGATGGGGAGATCACCCGAGAAGATGCGATAAAACTATTAGACTCCAATCATTTCCAATTATTTGATATTGCTGACCAATTACGGCAAAAAATAGTGGGAGAAGAAGTTACCTTCGTAGCCAACCGGAACATCGACATCACCGATCACTGCATCATTGGATGTACATTCTGCTCATTCAGGGATAACATTGGATACGAGATGACCACCGATGAAATCTTAGAAAGCGTTAAAGAAGCAGTGGAGGTTAATGCCAGCGAAATATGCCTCTTCGGGGGTGTGATGCCCCACATGACAGTAGAGTTTTACAGTGACCTTTTTAGAGCAATTAAAGATAACTATGACATCCAGCTTCATAGTTTATCTCCAGTGGAAGTATACCATGCTGCTAAAGCATCCAATGTAACCATTGAAGAAGCATTAACATCATTTAAAGATGCAGGTCTTGATACTTTAACTGGTGCTTCAGCAGAGATACTGGTGGACAGTGTGCGGGCAAAGCTATGCCCTAACAAAGTTTCAACACAGGAATGGGTGGATATCATAACTGAAGCTCATCAAATTGGAATTCCCAGCACATCCACCATTATGTACGGCAGTATAGAAACCTGGGAGGACCGTGTTGACCATCTACTTATACTCAGGGATATCCAGCGGGAAACCGGGGGGTTCACTGAACTGGTGCCCATGACATTCCTGGGGGAGAACAACCTAATGGGAGAACAATCTAGTGGTGCCAGTGGCCTTGATGACCTGAAATTACATGCACTGGCCCGTATAATCCTGGGAAGGGACATACCAAATATTCAGGCATCTTGGATTAAAATTGGTACCCGGATGGCTCAGATGGCCCTCTGTTGTGGTGCCAATGATCTAGGTGGGACCATGATGGAGGATCTGATTTCCATTGCTGCTGGTTCATCCCACGGGGAATACCTTTCCCGGGACCAGATGCACACCACCATTAAAGGTATTGGTCGTATCCCTGCTGAACGTAACACTCTTTATGAGCGGGTCAACTGA